The Bryobacteraceae bacterium genome includes a window with the following:
- a CDS encoding nucleotide-binding protein: MTAASRSPELVIITGLSGSGKGTVLRTLEDHGYYAVDNLPLGLIETFAELTQDSPNIRRAALVVDIREREQLQQLPDIVAKLRKKLRTRLLFLDADDEALVRRYSETRRPHPLGGHRSVLRSVQLERKQLAGIRALADFVLNTSELNVHQLRKRVGEIFGAPDDAGLQVHVMSFGFKHGLPPESDLVFDVRFLPNPNYIPELRKLTGKHAGVARYVRSFPQTQEFLDRITGLLLYLMPHYVAEGKSYLTIAFGCTGGRHRSVMIAGEVARRLKKAGYSVRTAHRDIEKE; this comes from the coding sequence ATGACCGCCGCCAGCCGTTCGCCCGAGCTGGTCATCATCACCGGCCTGAGCGGCTCGGGCAAGGGCACGGTGCTCAGAACGCTGGAGGACCACGGCTACTACGCCGTCGACAACCTGCCGCTCGGGCTGATCGAAACGTTCGCGGAGCTGACGCAGGACTCGCCGAACATCCGCCGGGCGGCTCTCGTGGTGGACATCCGCGAGCGCGAGCAGCTGCAGCAGCTGCCGGACATCGTGGCCAAGCTGCGCAAGAAGCTGCGGACGCGGCTGCTGTTTCTCGACGCCGACGACGAAGCGCTGGTGCGCCGCTACAGCGAGACGCGGCGGCCGCATCCGCTGGGCGGGCACCGCAGCGTGCTGCGCAGCGTGCAGCTTGAGCGCAAACAGCTTGCCGGCATCCGCGCGCTGGCCGATTTCGTGCTCAACACGAGCGAGCTGAACGTCCATCAGCTGCGCAAGCGGGTGGGCGAGATCTTCGGCGCGCCCGACGACGCGGGGCTGCAGGTCCACGTGATGAGCTTCGGCTTCAAGCACGGGCTGCCGCCGGAAAGCGATCTCGTGTTCGATGTCCGGTTCCTGCCCAACCCGAACTACATCCCCGAGCTCCGCAAGCTCACCGGCAAGCATGCGGGCGTGGCGCGCTACGTGCGCAGCTTCCCGCAGACGCAGGAGTTTCTGGACCGGATCACGGGGCTGCTGCTGTACCTGATGCCGCACTATGTGGCGGAGGGGAAGAGCTACCTGACCATCGCGTTCGGCTGCACGGGCGGGCGGCACCGCTCCGTGATGATCGCCGGAGAGGTGGCGCGGCGGCTGAAAAAAGCAGGCTATTCCGTCCGCACGGCCCATCGCGACATCGAAAAAGAGTAG
- the nadA gene encoding quinolinate synthase A: MPAVTAIAEEILELKKQRNAILLAHHYQESEIQELADAVGDSLELARRAQSFDGEVIAFCGVWFMAETAKILNPSKTVIVPDAEAGCSLVDSCPAEQLRAWKRKHPDHAVVSYINTSAEVKAESDIICTSRNAVQVVESIPADRPVLFAPDVNLGRWVQQQTGRANLTLWQGACIVHATFAARRLTAAKMEHPEAVIAAHPECPPEVLRMAEFIGSTSAIIDWVVAHPAREFIVMTESGVQHTLKRRAPEKRFYFVPNEQCNCSECPYMKRNTLEKLRDALASLSPRVELSPELIERARLPLERMLALR; this comes from the coding sequence ATGCCTGCCGTTACCGCCATTGCCGAAGAGATTCTCGAGCTGAAGAAGCAGCGCAACGCGATCCTGCTGGCGCACCACTATCAGGAGAGCGAGATTCAGGAGCTCGCCGATGCGGTGGGCGACAGCCTGGAGCTGGCGCGCCGCGCGCAGAGCTTCGACGGCGAGGTGATCGCCTTCTGCGGCGTGTGGTTCATGGCGGAGACGGCGAAGATCCTGAACCCGTCGAAGACGGTGATCGTGCCCGACGCGGAAGCCGGCTGCAGCCTTGTGGATTCGTGCCCGGCGGAGCAGCTGCGGGCGTGGAAGCGGAAGCATCCGGATCACGCCGTGGTGAGCTACATCAACACGTCGGCGGAGGTGAAGGCGGAGAGCGACATCATCTGCACGTCGCGCAACGCGGTGCAGGTGGTGGAGTCGATTCCGGCGGACCGTCCGGTGCTGTTCGCGCCGGACGTGAACCTGGGCCGGTGGGTGCAGCAGCAGACCGGGCGCGCGAATCTGACGCTCTGGCAGGGCGCCTGCATCGTCCATGCGACGTTTGCGGCGCGGCGGCTGACGGCGGCGAAGATGGAGCATCCCGAAGCCGTGATAGCCGCGCACCCCGAGTGCCCGCCCGAAGTGCTGCGCATGGCGGAGTTCATCGGCTCGACCTCGGCGATCATCGACTGGGTTGTGGCGCACCCGGCGCGCGAGTTCATCGTGATGACCGAGAGCGGCGTGCAGCACACGCTGAAGCGGCGGGCGCCGGAGAAGCGGTTCTACTTCGTGCCCAACGAGCAGTGCAACTGCAGCGAGTGCCCGTACATGAAGCGGAACACGCTCGAAAAGCTGCGCGACGCGCTGGCGAGCCTTTCGCCGCGCGTGGAACTCAGTCCGGAGCTGATCGAGCGGGCGCGGCTGCCGCTCGAGCGAATGCTGGCGCTGCGGTAA
- the moaA gene encoding GTP 3',8-cyclase: MESHGTSLIDGYGRLHDNLRVSVTDRCNIRCFYCMPERDVEYVPRAEILTFEEIERFVRIAASLGVRKVRLTGGEPLVRRNLDGLVRRLAAIPGIEDLALTTNGVLLADQAEALRRAGLKRLNVHLDTLDRAKFCEITRRDELPRVLAGIEAARRAGFDSIKINAVAVKGLCESDVVPLAHFGREHGFQIRYIEFMPLDAQGIWDTGRVLRMEEILRLLGEEFGPLEPVPDPDPRAPALEYRFADGRGSVGFIASVSRPFCLNCNRIRLTADGHLRYCLFAIEETDIRGLMRGGADDGQIREAIRRTVAAKWLGHEIQQPGFVPPPRPMYAIGG; this comes from the coding sequence ATGGAGAGCCACGGCACATCCCTGATCGACGGCTACGGCAGGCTGCACGACAATCTCAGAGTCAGCGTCACGGACCGCTGCAACATCCGGTGTTTCTACTGCATGCCGGAGCGGGACGTGGAATACGTGCCGCGGGCGGAGATCCTGACGTTCGAGGAGATTGAACGGTTCGTCCGGATCGCCGCCTCGCTGGGCGTGCGGAAGGTGCGGCTGACGGGGGGCGAGCCGCTGGTGCGGCGGAACCTCGACGGGCTGGTGCGCAGGCTGGCTGCGATTCCGGGCATCGAGGACCTGGCGCTGACGACGAACGGCGTCCTGCTGGCTGATCAGGCGGAGGCGCTGCGGCGGGCGGGGCTGAAGCGGCTGAACGTGCATCTGGACACGCTGGACCGGGCGAAGTTTTGCGAGATCACGCGGCGCGACGAGCTGCCGCGCGTGCTGGCGGGAATCGAGGCGGCGCGGCGGGCGGGGTTCGATTCGATCAAGATCAATGCGGTGGCGGTGAAGGGGCTGTGCGAGAGCGATGTCGTGCCGCTGGCGCATTTCGGCCGCGAGCACGGTTTTCAGATCCGCTACATCGAGTTCATGCCGCTGGACGCGCAGGGCATCTGGGACACGGGCAGGGTGCTCCGGATGGAAGAGATCCTGCGCCTGCTGGGCGAGGAGTTCGGACCGCTGGAGCCGGTGCCGGATCCTGACCCGCGGGCGCCGGCGCTGGAATACCGGTTTGCCGACGGGCGGGGCTCGGTGGGCTTCATCGCCAGCGTCAGCCGGCCGTTCTGCCTGAACTGCAACCGCATCCGGCTGACGGCGGACGGACATCTGCGCTACTGCCTGTTCGCCATCGAAGAGACCGACATCCGGGGGCTGATGCGGGGCGGAGCAGACGACGGACAGATCCGCGAGGCGATCCGGCGGACGGTGGCGGCGAAGTGGCTGGGGCACGAGATTCAGCAGCCCGGGTTCGTGCCGCCGCCCCGGCCGATGTATGCGATTGGAGGTTGA